A section of the Falco biarmicus isolate bFalBia1 chromosome 3, bFalBia1.pri, whole genome shotgun sequence genome encodes:
- the FAM83H gene encoding protein FAM83H isoform X1 produces the protein MCHWRETALIVGSSFLTALPPLMARRSQSSSQGDNPLDPNYLPPHYKEYYRLALDVLTEEGKESYQRFLAEEAAPDFLCNSEVDHIIQNLQKPQYANQEGSTDTTGDNDMDGSSGTYWPMNSDLAVPELDLGWPMVFGFRGTEVTTLVQPPPPDNPSIKEEARRMIRAAQQVVAIVMDIFTDVDLLFEVLDAAARRVPVYILLDEMNSQLFLDTAAKCRVNLNYVEFLRVRTVSGPTYYCRTGMSFKGHMKEKFLLVDCMVVLSGNYSFMWSFEKIHRSIAHIFQGELVASFDEEFRILFAQSEPLVPPANVLAKAENTFAMTPFGNNMPFFPKKAPLMFQRDDSLFPSFMDRVDPDRYFLSNFRRDDMLRHTVEGSAMRMYKKVEMENSQMDPVRGFLRSKQLELDAFKRHSFAEGTFENFASSKQYARQMFMNNMDEFKIQSSHFQKDQFYQYQFEHPHLSGRPQGLFERIRGGRPGFNELEDYGEGPRYPELESNFPQEGFPLRLDYVPSNSSREVRHGSDQLNPAGNGPMGMMLRRQNIGQKFICQTSPTQKQSLEQRLFFQDKDEDQDEDKNTQENRTGLRNWRISSYLSAYQSEPEEGLPMPMESEAYNDVLGDTLTKHPTDLIPAFKSPIPFNSKSLGIDSAKEFADPDRVGEETPIMKQDAFRSRINPLIQRSSRLRSSLIFSAAKLDQPNTTIEKVQMIQKEQMSSELTKDNETIKTATSSKVAELLEKYKAVGKDTERATVTHTKAVSSYLQEESQNTEKKCTKSVQYKILESRVLDSKDSCSTYRVHGEADRPFGMASSTPQLADTLSKDPLAHISTKVDKLSSRFYPIENKPALPEKESLIFVGDTQKLTLPEKKERVTFKDDTQKLVNTELKKPQIRTGTTSVLESLPRSQGSDSSLNKSEEDCSKQEQNPMEFLRKGSLRLKQLLNPKGEKKSEEEPTSESGKSDKQAVILKRSSIGDCQETMEEEKTHKFATPLPPKSSQPTQGRFPSSTANILYSSNLRDDTKVILEQISANSQKNRAELAKQLPSTSNPDLSKSTTSLERKGEKEKSCNIHRSESFGSQKRNLQRQPSEDRDTLLKKMENMRKEKRVYSRFEVFCKKDEHTSQSEEEYDTDAKDKKMGKFMPKILGTFKTKK, from the exons ATGTGTCACTGGCGTGAAACTGCTCTCATTGTTGGTTCTTCTTTTCTTAcagctctccctcccctcaTGGCTCGTCGATCTCAAAGCTCCTCACAGGGGGACAATCCCCTTGACCCTAACTATCTCCCCCCCCATTACAAGGAGTATTACCGCTTAGCTTTGGATGTGCTTACTGAAGAAGGCAAAGAAAGTTACCAACGCTTCCTGGCAGAGGAAGCAGCCCCTGATTTTCTTTGCAACTCAGAGGTGGATCACATCATACAGAATCTCCAGAAGCCCCAGTACGCCAATCAGGAAGGTAGCACAGACACCACAGGTGACAATGACATGGATGGATCCTCTGGGACTTACTGGCCCATGAACTCAGACCTCGCTGTTCCTGAGCTTGACCTGGGCTGGCCAATGGTCTTTGGATTCAGGGGGACAGAGGTAACAACCCTCGTGCAACCACCACCCCCGGACAATCCCAGCATTAAGGAGGAGGCTCGCAGAATGATTCGAGCAGCTCAACAG GTGGTAGCCATAGTGATGGACATTTTCACTGATGTGGATCTGCTCTTTGAGGTGTTGGATGCCGCTGCTCGCAGAGTGCCTGTGTACATCTTGCTGGATGAAATGAactctcagcttttccttgaCACAGCTGCTAAATGCAGAGTCAATCTTAACTATGTGGAG TTCCTAAGGGTGAGGACAGTTTCTGGCCCAACCTACTACTGCCGCACGGGGATGTCCTTCAAAGGCCACATGAAAGAGAAATTCCTTCTGGTAGACTGCATGGTGGTGCTGAGTGGCAACTACAG ttttatGTGGTCTTTTGAGAAGATTCACAGAAGCATTGCACACATCTTCCAGGGGGAGCTGGTGGCCAGCTTTGATGAAGAATTCCGAATTTTGTTTGCACAGTCAGAACCTCTTGTTCCTCCAGCCAATGTCTTGGCAAAGGCAGAGAACACATTTGCCATGACTCCCTTTGGCAATAACATgcctttctttccaaaaaaagcACCCCTGATGTTCCAGAGGGATGACAgtctttttccctcctttatGGACAGAGTTGATCCAGACAGGTACTTCCTATCAAATTTCAGGCGGGATGACATGTTGCGCCATACCGTGGAGGGGTCAGCCATGCGAATGTATAAAAAGGTAGAAATGGAGAATTCTCAGATGGATCCTGTCAGGGGTTTTCTCCGTTCCAAGCAGTTGGAGTTGGATGCTTTTAAGAGACACAGTTTTGCAGAAGgaacatttgaaaattttgcTTCTTCCAAACAGTATGCCAGGCAGATGTTCATGAACAATATGGATGAATTTAAAATCCAGTCTAGTCATTTTCAGAAGGATCAGTTCTACCAGTACCAGTTTGAACATCCCCATCTTTCTGGAAGACCTCAGGGACTCTTTGAGAGAATCCGAGGTGGCAGGCCAGGATTCAATGAGCTGGAAGACTATGGAGAGGGACCCAGGTACCCTGAACTTGAATCCAATTTTCCACAGGAGGGCTTCCCCTTAAGGCTGGATTACGTACCTTCAAATTCTTCCAGGGAAGTGAGACATGGCTCGGATCAGCTGAATCCTGCAGGCAATGGCCCAATGGGAATGATGTTAAGAAGGCAGAATATAGGACAGAAATTTATTTGCCAGACTTCACCTACACAGAAGCAAAGCCTGGAACAACGCCTGTTCTTCCAAGACAAAGATGAGGACCAAGATGAAGACAAGAACACACAGGAAAATAGAACAGGTTTACGTAACTGGAGGATTTCTTCATATCTTAGCGCATACCAGTCCGAACCAGAAGAAGGTCTTCCAATGCCTATGGAATCAGAGGCATATAATGATGTTCTTGGGGATACCCTCACAAAGCACCCCACTGACCTCATCCCAGCATTCAAATCCCCTATACCTTTTAATAGCAAGTCACTGGGAATTGACAGTGCCAAAGAATTTGCAGATCCTGACAGAGTAGGTGAAGAAACACCTATAATGAAACAAGATGCCTTTAGGTCCAGGATAAATCCTTTGATCCAGAGGAGCTCAAGACTCAGGTCCTCTCTGATTTTCAGTGCTGCCAAGCTAGATCAGCCTAACACCACAATAGAAAAGGTTCAGATGATCCAAAAAGAACAAATGTCCAGTGAGTTGACAAAAGACAACGAAACTATAAAGACAGCCACCTCATCTAAAGTAGCAGAACTTTTAGAGAAGTACAAAGCTGTGGGCAAAGACACAGAACGAGCTACAGTCACTCATACCAAAGCTGTTTCCAGTTATCTACAAGAAGAATCACAgaacacagagaagaaatgtaCCAAATCTGTGCAATATAAGATTCTGGAGAGTAGGGTACTAGACTCCAAAGACTCCTGCAGTACTTACAGAGTGCATGGAGAAGCAGACAGACCATTTGGAATGGCATCATCAACCCCCCAGCTTGCTGACACATTGAGTAAAGATCCCCTAGCACACATTAGCACTAAGGTGGACAAATTATCATCTCGGTTTTACCCCATAGAGAATAAACCTGCTCTTCCAGAAAAGGAGAGTCTTATATTTGTAGGAGACACTCAGAAATTGACTCTTccagagaagaaggaaagagtgACATTCAAAGATGACACTCAAAAATTAGTCAATACAGAACTGAAGAAACCACAGATTAGGACAGGTACCACATCAGTTCTTGAAAGTTTACCTAGAAGTCAAGGATCTGACAGCTCTCTCAATAAATCTGAGGAAGACTGttcaaaacaagaacaaaatccaatggaatttttaagaaaagggtCACTACGGCTGAAGCAACTTTTGAACccaaaaggtgaaaagaaatCGGAGGAGGAACCCACTTCTGAGAGTGGAAAATCTGACAAGCAGGCTGTGATTCTCAAACGATCTTCCATAGGGGACTGTCAGGAAAcgatggaggaagaaaaaacccataaaTTTGCAACACCACTTCCTCCCAAAAGCAGCCAGCCAACACAGGGGAGATTTCCTTCATCCACAGCTAACATCCTGTACAGTAGCAACCTCCGTGATGATACCAAGGTGATTTTGGAACAAATCTCTGCAAACAGTCAGAAGAACAGAGCTGAACTGGCCAAGCAACTACCATCCACTAGTAACCCTGATCTTTCTAAGTCAACTACAAGCTTAGAAAGGAAAGgtgagaaggagaaaagctgtAACATCCATAGGTCAGAGAGTTTTGGGAGCCAGAAACGAAATCTTCAGCGGCAACCATCAGAGGATAGAGATacccttctgaaaaaaatggagaatatGCGGAAGGAGAAGCGAGTCTACAGTAGATTTGAGGTCTTCTGCAAAAAGGATGAACATACAAGTCAAAGTGAAGAGGAGTATGACACAGATGCCAAAGACAAGAAGATGGGAAAATTCATGCCCAAAATCCTGGGGACCTTCAAGACCAAAAAATGA
- the FAM83H gene encoding protein FAM83H isoform X2 produces the protein MARRSQSSSQGDNPLDPNYLPPHYKEYYRLALDVLTEEGKESYQRFLAEEAAPDFLCNSEVDHIIQNLQKPQYANQEGSTDTTGDNDMDGSSGTYWPMNSDLAVPELDLGWPMVFGFRGTEVTTLVQPPPPDNPSIKEEARRMIRAAQQVVAIVMDIFTDVDLLFEVLDAAARRVPVYILLDEMNSQLFLDTAAKCRVNLNYVEFLRVRTVSGPTYYCRTGMSFKGHMKEKFLLVDCMVVLSGNYSFMWSFEKIHRSIAHIFQGELVASFDEEFRILFAQSEPLVPPANVLAKAENTFAMTPFGNNMPFFPKKAPLMFQRDDSLFPSFMDRVDPDRYFLSNFRRDDMLRHTVEGSAMRMYKKVEMENSQMDPVRGFLRSKQLELDAFKRHSFAEGTFENFASSKQYARQMFMNNMDEFKIQSSHFQKDQFYQYQFEHPHLSGRPQGLFERIRGGRPGFNELEDYGEGPRYPELESNFPQEGFPLRLDYVPSNSSREVRHGSDQLNPAGNGPMGMMLRRQNIGQKFICQTSPTQKQSLEQRLFFQDKDEDQDEDKNTQENRTGLRNWRISSYLSAYQSEPEEGLPMPMESEAYNDVLGDTLTKHPTDLIPAFKSPIPFNSKSLGIDSAKEFADPDRVGEETPIMKQDAFRSRINPLIQRSSRLRSSLIFSAAKLDQPNTTIEKVQMIQKEQMSSELTKDNETIKTATSSKVAELLEKYKAVGKDTERATVTHTKAVSSYLQEESQNTEKKCTKSVQYKILESRVLDSKDSCSTYRVHGEADRPFGMASSTPQLADTLSKDPLAHISTKVDKLSSRFYPIENKPALPEKESLIFVGDTQKLTLPEKKERVTFKDDTQKLVNTELKKPQIRTGTTSVLESLPRSQGSDSSLNKSEEDCSKQEQNPMEFLRKGSLRLKQLLNPKGEKKSEEEPTSESGKSDKQAVILKRSSIGDCQETMEEEKTHKFATPLPPKSSQPTQGRFPSSTANILYSSNLRDDTKVILEQISANSQKNRAELAKQLPSTSNPDLSKSTTSLERKGEKEKSCNIHRSESFGSQKRNLQRQPSEDRDTLLKKMENMRKEKRVYSRFEVFCKKDEHTSQSEEEYDTDAKDKKMGKFMPKILGTFKTKK, from the exons aTGGCTCGTCGATCTCAAAGCTCCTCACAGGGGGACAATCCCCTTGACCCTAACTATCTCCCCCCCCATTACAAGGAGTATTACCGCTTAGCTTTGGATGTGCTTACTGAAGAAGGCAAAGAAAGTTACCAACGCTTCCTGGCAGAGGAAGCAGCCCCTGATTTTCTTTGCAACTCAGAGGTGGATCACATCATACAGAATCTCCAGAAGCCCCAGTACGCCAATCAGGAAGGTAGCACAGACACCACAGGTGACAATGACATGGATGGATCCTCTGGGACTTACTGGCCCATGAACTCAGACCTCGCTGTTCCTGAGCTTGACCTGGGCTGGCCAATGGTCTTTGGATTCAGGGGGACAGAGGTAACAACCCTCGTGCAACCACCACCCCCGGACAATCCCAGCATTAAGGAGGAGGCTCGCAGAATGATTCGAGCAGCTCAACAG GTGGTAGCCATAGTGATGGACATTTTCACTGATGTGGATCTGCTCTTTGAGGTGTTGGATGCCGCTGCTCGCAGAGTGCCTGTGTACATCTTGCTGGATGAAATGAactctcagcttttccttgaCACAGCTGCTAAATGCAGAGTCAATCTTAACTATGTGGAG TTCCTAAGGGTGAGGACAGTTTCTGGCCCAACCTACTACTGCCGCACGGGGATGTCCTTCAAAGGCCACATGAAAGAGAAATTCCTTCTGGTAGACTGCATGGTGGTGCTGAGTGGCAACTACAG ttttatGTGGTCTTTTGAGAAGATTCACAGAAGCATTGCACACATCTTCCAGGGGGAGCTGGTGGCCAGCTTTGATGAAGAATTCCGAATTTTGTTTGCACAGTCAGAACCTCTTGTTCCTCCAGCCAATGTCTTGGCAAAGGCAGAGAACACATTTGCCATGACTCCCTTTGGCAATAACATgcctttctttccaaaaaaagcACCCCTGATGTTCCAGAGGGATGACAgtctttttccctcctttatGGACAGAGTTGATCCAGACAGGTACTTCCTATCAAATTTCAGGCGGGATGACATGTTGCGCCATACCGTGGAGGGGTCAGCCATGCGAATGTATAAAAAGGTAGAAATGGAGAATTCTCAGATGGATCCTGTCAGGGGTTTTCTCCGTTCCAAGCAGTTGGAGTTGGATGCTTTTAAGAGACACAGTTTTGCAGAAGgaacatttgaaaattttgcTTCTTCCAAACAGTATGCCAGGCAGATGTTCATGAACAATATGGATGAATTTAAAATCCAGTCTAGTCATTTTCAGAAGGATCAGTTCTACCAGTACCAGTTTGAACATCCCCATCTTTCTGGAAGACCTCAGGGACTCTTTGAGAGAATCCGAGGTGGCAGGCCAGGATTCAATGAGCTGGAAGACTATGGAGAGGGACCCAGGTACCCTGAACTTGAATCCAATTTTCCACAGGAGGGCTTCCCCTTAAGGCTGGATTACGTACCTTCAAATTCTTCCAGGGAAGTGAGACATGGCTCGGATCAGCTGAATCCTGCAGGCAATGGCCCAATGGGAATGATGTTAAGAAGGCAGAATATAGGACAGAAATTTATTTGCCAGACTTCACCTACACAGAAGCAAAGCCTGGAACAACGCCTGTTCTTCCAAGACAAAGATGAGGACCAAGATGAAGACAAGAACACACAGGAAAATAGAACAGGTTTACGTAACTGGAGGATTTCTTCATATCTTAGCGCATACCAGTCCGAACCAGAAGAAGGTCTTCCAATGCCTATGGAATCAGAGGCATATAATGATGTTCTTGGGGATACCCTCACAAAGCACCCCACTGACCTCATCCCAGCATTCAAATCCCCTATACCTTTTAATAGCAAGTCACTGGGAATTGACAGTGCCAAAGAATTTGCAGATCCTGACAGAGTAGGTGAAGAAACACCTATAATGAAACAAGATGCCTTTAGGTCCAGGATAAATCCTTTGATCCAGAGGAGCTCAAGACTCAGGTCCTCTCTGATTTTCAGTGCTGCCAAGCTAGATCAGCCTAACACCACAATAGAAAAGGTTCAGATGATCCAAAAAGAACAAATGTCCAGTGAGTTGACAAAAGACAACGAAACTATAAAGACAGCCACCTCATCTAAAGTAGCAGAACTTTTAGAGAAGTACAAAGCTGTGGGCAAAGACACAGAACGAGCTACAGTCACTCATACCAAAGCTGTTTCCAGTTATCTACAAGAAGAATCACAgaacacagagaagaaatgtaCCAAATCTGTGCAATATAAGATTCTGGAGAGTAGGGTACTAGACTCCAAAGACTCCTGCAGTACTTACAGAGTGCATGGAGAAGCAGACAGACCATTTGGAATGGCATCATCAACCCCCCAGCTTGCTGACACATTGAGTAAAGATCCCCTAGCACACATTAGCACTAAGGTGGACAAATTATCATCTCGGTTTTACCCCATAGAGAATAAACCTGCTCTTCCAGAAAAGGAGAGTCTTATATTTGTAGGAGACACTCAGAAATTGACTCTTccagagaagaaggaaagagtgACATTCAAAGATGACACTCAAAAATTAGTCAATACAGAACTGAAGAAACCACAGATTAGGACAGGTACCACATCAGTTCTTGAAAGTTTACCTAGAAGTCAAGGATCTGACAGCTCTCTCAATAAATCTGAGGAAGACTGttcaaaacaagaacaaaatccaatggaatttttaagaaaagggtCACTACGGCTGAAGCAACTTTTGAACccaaaaggtgaaaagaaatCGGAGGAGGAACCCACTTCTGAGAGTGGAAAATCTGACAAGCAGGCTGTGATTCTCAAACGATCTTCCATAGGGGACTGTCAGGAAAcgatggaggaagaaaaaacccataaaTTTGCAACACCACTTCCTCCCAAAAGCAGCCAGCCAACACAGGGGAGATTTCCTTCATCCACAGCTAACATCCTGTACAGTAGCAACCTCCGTGATGATACCAAGGTGATTTTGGAACAAATCTCTGCAAACAGTCAGAAGAACAGAGCTGAACTGGCCAAGCAACTACCATCCACTAGTAACCCTGATCTTTCTAAGTCAACTACAAGCTTAGAAAGGAAAGgtgagaaggagaaaagctgtAACATCCATAGGTCAGAGAGTTTTGGGAGCCAGAAACGAAATCTTCAGCGGCAACCATCAGAGGATAGAGATacccttctgaaaaaaatggagaatatGCGGAAGGAGAAGCGAGTCTACAGTAGATTTGAGGTCTTCTGCAAAAAGGATGAACATACAAGTCAAAGTGAAGAGGAGTATGACACAGATGCCAAAGACAAGAAGATGGGAAAATTCATGCCCAAAATCCTGGGGACCTTCAAGACCAAAAAATGA